In Shinella sp. XGS7, a single genomic region encodes these proteins:
- a CDS encoding YdcH family protein, protein MDEQLHSLSRRLIELRIEHADLDVMIDRLAQQQPLDELALQRLKKRRLALRDLIVRLEQATDPAEPA, encoded by the coding sequence ATGGACGAACAACTTCACTCCCTGTCGCGTCGCTTGATCGAGTTGCGCATCGAGCATGCGGACCTGGACGTGATGATCGACCGCCTGGCCCAGCAGCAGCCGCTGGACGAGCTGGCGCTGCAGCGCCTGAAAAAGCGCCGCCTGGCCCTGCGCGACCTCATCGTGCGCCTGGAGCAGGCCACCGACCCCGCCGAACCCGCCTGA
- a CDS encoding PP2C family serine/threonine-protein phosphatase, which translates to MSRISTPGFRVSAATGTHRGDRLYQQDQVEIIGHPRHAGCLLAVLADGMGGKSGGRKAADQVILTARQLFERFVPGEESPEAFLSQVAAEAHLMIKLTAITTEEEPHSTLAAFLVMPDRHCHWIHTGDSRIYHFRGPGLLKRTMDHSFVQRLVDEGQITEAEAAVHPQSNLLTGCLGTVQEPTPTLTQAERLEVGDSLIACSDGLWHYFSPRELGTVLHSLAPREAAELLIDKARQRAHGGGDNLSLAVVRLDALG; encoded by the coding sequence ATGAGCCGCATCAGCACGCCCGGTTTCCGAGTCAGCGCCGCCACCGGTACCCACCGCGGCGACCGCCTCTACCAGCAGGATCAGGTCGAGATCATCGGCCACCCGCGTCATGCCGGCTGCCTGCTGGCCGTCCTGGCCGATGGCATGGGGGGCAAGAGCGGCGGACGCAAGGCGGCCGATCAGGTCATCCTCACCGCGCGCCAGCTCTTCGAGCGCTTCGTGCCCGGCGAGGAATCGCCCGAGGCCTTTCTGAGCCAGGTGGCCGCCGAGGCCCATCTGATGATCAAGCTCACCGCCATCACCACCGAGGAAGAGCCGCACAGCACCCTGGCTGCCTTTCTCGTGATGCCGGACCGGCACTGCCACTGGATCCACACGGGCGATTCGCGCATCTACCATTTCCGCGGCCCCGGCCTGCTCAAGCGCACGATGGACCACTCCTTTGTGCAGCGCCTGGTGGACGAGGGCCAGATCACCGAGGCCGAGGCCGCGGTGCACCCGCAGTCCAATCTGCTGACCGGCTGCCTGGGCACGGTGCAGGAGCCCACGCCCACCCTGACCCAGGCCGAGCGCCTGGAGGTGGGCGACAGCCTGATCGCTTGCAGCGACGGCCTCTGGCATTACTTCAGCCCGCGCGAGCTGGGCACGGTGCTGCACAGCCTGGCGCCGCGCGAGGCGGCCGAGCTGCTGATCGACAAGGCCCGCCAGCGCGCCCATGGCGGCGGCGACAACCTCTCCCTGGCCGTGGTGCGGCTGGACGCGCTGGGCTGA
- the zapE gene encoding cell division protein ZapE, which yields MVTVTELYHQTLAERGYKADAAQLRAIQSLQRCQDEWADYKARRSNAVTKLLRHPPLPRGVYMFGGVGRGKSFLMDCFFQAVPLTRKTRLHFHEFMREVHRELQDLKGIADPLEELGRRIAKRFRLICFDEFHVADVTDAMILHRLLDSMFKHRVSIVTTSNFHPDELYPNGLHRDRILPAIELLKEKMEVINVDAGTDYRRHTLSHVELYHCPLDERADAALVEAFESLAEARDESPLLYIEHRELRARRRAGGVVWFDFQTLCGGPRSMNDYLELASQFHTVILSDVPEMPVRLASEARRFTWLVDVLYDRRVKLIISAAVPPEQLYTEGPLAHEFPRTVSRLREMQSEEYLALERRDVDTALT from the coding sequence ATGGTCACCGTCACCGAGCTCTACCACCAGACCCTCGCCGAACGCGGCTACAAGGCCGACGCGGCCCAGCTGCGGGCCATCCAGAGCTTGCAGCGCTGTCAGGATGAGTGGGCCGACTACAAGGCGCGCCGCAGCAATGCCGTGACCAAACTGCTGCGCCATCCGCCGCTGCCGCGCGGCGTCTACATGTTCGGCGGGGTGGGGCGGGGCAAGAGCTTTCTGATGGACTGCTTCTTCCAGGCCGTGCCGCTGACGCGCAAGACCCGGCTGCACTTCCACGAGTTCATGCGCGAGGTGCACCGCGAACTGCAGGACCTCAAGGGCATTGCCGATCCGCTGGAAGAGCTGGGCCGCCGCATCGCCAAGCGCTTTCGCCTGATCTGCTTTGACGAGTTCCATGTGGCGGACGTGACCGACGCGATGATCCTGCACCGCCTGCTGGACTCGATGTTCAAGCACCGCGTCTCCATCGTCACCACCTCCAACTTCCACCCCGACGAGCTCTACCCCAACGGCCTGCATCGCGACCGCATCCTGCCGGCCATTGAGCTGCTCAAGGAGAAGATGGAGGTCATCAATGTGGATGCCGGCACCGACTACCGGCGCCACACGCTCTCGCATGTGGAGCTCTATCACTGCCCGTTGGATGAGCGCGCCGATGCGGCCCTGGTCGAGGCCTTCGAGTCCCTGGCCGAGGCCCGCGACGAGAGCCCGCTGCTGTACATCGAGCACCGCGAACTGCGTGCTCGCCGCCGTGCCGGTGGCGTGGTCTGGTTCGATTTCCAGACCTTGTGCGGCGGCCCGCGATCCATGAACGACTATCTGGAGCTGGCCAGCCAGTTCCACACCGTGATCCTCTCCGATGTGCCCGAGATGCCGGTGCGTCTGGCCAGCGAGGCGCGGCGCTTCACCTGGCTGGTGGACGTGCTCTACGACCGCCGCGTCAAGCTCATCATCTCGGCTGCCGTGCCGCCCGAGCAGCTCTATACCGAAGGCCCGCTGGCCCACGAGTTCCCGCGCACTGTCTCGCGCTTGCGCGAGATGCAGAGCGAGGAGTACCTGGCGCTGGAGCGCCGGGACGTGGACACGGCGCTGACCTGA
- the lpdA gene encoding dihydrolipoyl dehydrogenase has protein sequence MSTKNFDVVVIGGGPGGYIAAIRAAQLGYNVACVDEWKNAGGGPAPGGTCTNVGCIPSKALLQSSEHFEHAGHHFADHGISLDNLKIDIAKMVGRKDQVVKQNNDGILYLFKKNKVTFFHGRGSFVGAKDGVYELKAGEETVTAKHVILATGSNARQLPGAEFDEELILSNDGALRIPAVPKKLGVIGSGVIGLEMGSVWRRLGSEVTILEAMPTFLGAADEGVAKEAAKLFKKQGLDIQLSVKISKVTKGKSDVTIAYTDAKGAEQTLVVDKLIVSIGRVPNTIGLNPEAVGLKLDERGAIVVDEECKTNLPNVWAVGDVVRGPMLAHKAEEEGVAVAERIAGQHGHVNFNTIPWVIYTSPEIAWVGKTEQQLKELGVAYKAGQFPFLANGRARALGDTTGFVKFLADAKTDEILGVHIIGPFASELISEAVVAMEFKASAEDIARICHAHPSLSEATKEAALAVDKRTLNF, from the coding sequence ATGAGCACCAAGAACTTTGACGTCGTCGTGATCGGCGGCGGCCCCGGCGGCTATATCGCGGCCATCCGCGCGGCCCAGCTGGGCTACAACGTCGCCTGCGTCGACGAGTGGAAGAACGCTGGTGGCGGCCCGGCCCCCGGCGGCACCTGCACCAACGTGGGCTGCATCCCCTCCAAGGCCCTGCTGCAGTCCAGCGAGCACTTCGAGCACGCCGGCCACCACTTTGCCGACCACGGCATCAGCCTGGACAACCTGAAGATCGACATTGCCAAGATGGTCGGCCGCAAGGACCAGGTGGTGAAGCAGAACAACGACGGCATCCTCTACCTGTTCAAGAAGAACAAGGTCACGTTCTTCCACGGCCGCGGCAGCTTTGTCGGCGCCAAGGACGGTGTCTATGAGCTCAAGGCCGGCGAAGAAACCGTCACCGCCAAGCATGTGATCCTGGCCACCGGCTCCAATGCCCGCCAGCTGCCCGGCGCGGAATTCGACGAAGAGCTGATCCTCTCCAACGACGGTGCGCTGCGCATCCCGGCCGTGCCCAAGAAGCTGGGCGTGATCGGCTCGGGTGTGATCGGCCTGGAAATGGGTTCGGTCTGGCGTCGCCTGGGTTCCGAGGTCACCATCCTCGAAGCCATGCCCACCTTCCTGGGCGCGGCCGACGAGGGCGTGGCCAAGGAAGCCGCCAAGCTCTTCAAGAAGCAGGGCCTGGACATCCAGCTCAGCGTCAAGATCTCCAAGGTCACGAAGGGCAAGAGCGATGTGACCATCGCCTACACCGACGCCAAGGGCGCAGAGCAGACCCTGGTGGTGGACAAGCTGATCGTCTCCATCGGCCGCGTGCCCAACACCATCGGCCTGAACCCCGAGGCCGTGGGCCTGAAGCTGGATGAGCGCGGCGCCATCGTGGTGGACGAGGAGTGCAAGACCAATCTGCCCAATGTCTGGGCGGTGGGTGATGTGGTGCGCGGCCCCATGCTGGCCCACAAGGCCGAGGAAGAAGGCGTGGCCGTGGCCGAGCGCATCGCCGGCCAGCACGGTCATGTGAACTTCAACACCATCCCCTGGGTCATCTACACCAGCCCCGAGATCGCCTGGGTCGGCAAGACCGAGCAGCAGCTGAAAGAGCTCGGCGTGGCCTACAAAGCCGGCCAGTTCCCCTTCCTGGCCAACGGCCGCGCCCGTGCCCTGGGTGACACCACCGGCTTCGTCAAGTTCCTGGCCGACGCCAAGACCGACGAGATCCTGGGCGTGCACATCATCGGCCCCTTCGCCTCCGAGCTGATCTCGGAAGCCGTGGTGGCCATGGAGTTCAAGGCCTCGGCCGAGGACATCGCGCGCATCTGCCACGCCCACCCCTCGCTGTCGGAAGCCACCAAGGAAGCGGCCCTGGCCGTGGACAAGCGCACGCTGAACTTCTGA
- the odhB gene encoding 2-oxoglutarate dehydrogenase complex dihydrolipoyllysine-residue succinyltransferase: MAIVEVKVPQFSESVSEGTLITWKKKPGEAVAIDETLIEIETDKVVLEVPAPAAGVMAQILKNDGETVVSEEIIAKIDTDAAAQVSPLQVTAVAAAPAPAAAAAAPAAGGSKGDVAMPAAAKILAEKGLAATDVAGSGKDGRVTKGDALAAAAKPAAAPIAVPAAPAVAKPLPAVAAPAALNLGDRPEQRVPMTRLRARVAERLLQSQSTNAILTTFNEVNMAPVMEMRKKFQEKFEKEHGVKLGFMSFFVKAAVAALKKYPVLNASVDGNDIVYHGYFDIGIAVGSPRGLVVPIIRNADQLSFADIEKTIAGFGQKAKDGKLSIDELTGGTFSISNGGTFGSMLSTPIINPPQSAILGVHATKDRAVVENGQVVVRPINYLAMSYDHRIIDGREAVLGLVTMKEALEDPARLLFDI, translated from the coding sequence ATGGCAATCGTAGAAGTCAAGGTTCCCCAGTTTTCCGAGTCGGTGTCCGAAGGCACCCTGATCACCTGGAAGAAGAAGCCCGGTGAGGCCGTCGCCATCGACGAGACCCTGATCGAGATCGAGACCGACAAGGTGGTGCTCGAAGTGCCGGCCCCGGCCGCTGGCGTGATGGCCCAGATCCTCAAAAACGACGGCGAGACCGTGGTCAGCGAGGAAATCATCGCCAAGATCGACACCGACGCTGCCGCCCAGGTCAGCCCCCTGCAAGTGACCGCTGTGGCAGCCGCACCGGCGCCCGCCGCTGCCGCTGCTGCCCCTGCTGCCGGTGGCAGCAAGGGTGATGTGGCCATGCCGGCCGCTGCCAAGATTCTGGCCGAGAAGGGCCTGGCCGCCACCGACGTGGCCGGCTCCGGCAAGGATGGCCGCGTGACCAAGGGCGACGCCCTGGCCGCTGCCGCCAAGCCCGCCGCCGCCCCCATCGCCGTGCCGGCGGCGCCCGCCGTGGCCAAGCCCCTGCCGGCCGTGGCCGCGCCCGCTGCCCTGAACCTGGGCGACCGTCCCGAGCAGCGCGTGCCCATGACCCGCCTGCGCGCTCGCGTGGCCGAGCGTCTGCTGCAGTCCCAGTCCACCAACGCCATCCTGACCACCTTCAACGAGGTGAACATGGCCCCGGTGATGGAGATGCGCAAGAAGTTCCAGGAGAAGTTCGAGAAGGAACACGGCGTCAAGCTGGGCTTCATGAGCTTCTTCGTCAAGGCTGCCGTGGCCGCCCTGAAGAAGTACCCGGTGCTGAACGCCTCGGTGGACGGCAATGACATCGTCTACCACGGCTACTTCGACATCGGCATCGCTGTCGGTTCGCCGCGCGGTCTGGTGGTGCCCATCATCCGCAATGCCGACCAGCTGAGCTTCGCCGACATCGAGAAGACCATCGCCGGCTTCGGCCAGAAGGCCAAGGACGGCAAGCTGTCGATCGACGAGCTGACCGGCGGCACCTTCTCCATCTCCAACGGCGGCACCTTCGGCTCCATGCTGTCGACCCCCATCATCAACCCGCCCCAGTCGGCCATCCTGGGCGTGCACGCCACCAAGGACCGCGCCGTGGTCGAGAACGGCCAGGTTGTCGTGCGCCCTATCAACTATCTGGCCATGTCCTATGACCACCGCATCATCGACGGCCGCGAAGCCGTGCTGGGCCTGGTGACCATGAAGGAAGCGCTTGAGGACCCCGCCCGCCTCCTGTTCGACATCTGA
- a CDS encoding 2-oxoglutarate dehydrogenase E1 component, with protein sequence MMQQYRGNSYLFGGNAPYVEEMYEAYLDNPGSVPDNWRAYFDALQHVPAVDGSDARDVAHAPVIESFAQRAKANAFGNKASGAELAVARKQVHVQSLIAAYRNVGSRWADLDPLKRTERPKIPELEPGFYDLSESDMDIAFSASNTYFSKAETMTLREIVQALRETYCGSIGAEYMHITDQVEKRWWQERLESVRAKPAFSAEKKQHILGRLTAAEGLERYLHTKYVGQKRFSLEGGESFIASMDEVVRRGGEMGVQEIVIGMAHRGRLNVLVNTLGKMPKDLFAEFEHTAPEDLPAGDVKYHQGFSSDVSTPGGPVHLSLAFNPSHLEIVNPVVEGSVKARLDRRGDKEGAKVMPLLLHGDAAFAGQGVVMETLALAQTRGYYTGGTLHLVINNQIGFTTSDPRDTRSTLYCSDVVKMIEAPVLHVNGDDPEAVVLATQLALEYRQQFKKDVVVDIVCFRKLGHNEQDTPALTQPLMYKKIAQHPGTRKLYGEKLVAQGVLPADGPDAMVKAFRAAMDEGRHTIDPVLTNFKSKYATDWAPYLGKKWTDSCDTALPTTEWKRLAEKITTIPANFKVHPLVEKVIADRAAMGRGEINVDWGMGEHMAFASLVASGYPVRLSGEDCGRGTFVHRHAVLHDQNREKFDEGTYIPLQNVAENQAPFVVINSMLSEEAVLGFEYGYSLARPNALTLWEAQFGDFANGAQVIFDQFISSGERKWLRMSGLVCLLPHGYEGQGPEHSSARLERFLQLCAEDNMQVANVTTPANYFHILRRQVKRDFRKPLIMMTPKSLLRHKDATSPLAEFTKGEFKTVIGERDESIVADKVKRVIACSGKVYYDLIKARGDKKDVAIIRVEQLYPFPHKAFAAELKKYPNAADIVWCQDEPQNQGAWFFVQHYIHENMQDGQKLGYAGRPASASPAVGYAHLHQEQQKALLEQAFGKLKGFILTK encoded by the coding sequence ATGATGCAGCAATACAGGGGTAATTCGTACCTGTTCGGGGGCAATGCGCCCTATGTCGAAGAGATGTACGAGGCCTACCTCGACAACCCGGGATCCGTCCCCGACAACTGGCGCGCCTACTTCGACGCGCTCCAGCATGTGCCCGCGGTGGACGGCAGCGATGCCCGCGACGTGGCCCATGCCCCGGTGATCGAGTCCTTCGCCCAGCGCGCCAAGGCCAATGCCTTCGGCAACAAGGCTTCCGGCGCCGAGCTCGCCGTGGCCCGCAAGCAGGTCCATGTGCAGTCGCTGATCGCGGCCTACCGCAATGTCGGTTCCCGCTGGGCCGACCTGGACCCCCTCAAGCGCACCGAGCGCCCCAAGATTCCCGAGCTGGAGCCTGGTTTCTATGACCTGAGCGAGTCCGATATGGACATCGCTTTCAGCGCCTCGAACACCTACTTCTCCAAGGCCGAGACCATGACCCTGCGCGAGATCGTGCAGGCTCTGCGTGAGACCTACTGCGGCAGCATCGGTGCCGAGTACATGCACATCACCGACCAGGTGGAAAAGCGCTGGTGGCAGGAGCGCCTGGAGAGCGTGCGCGCCAAGCCCGCCTTCAGCGCCGAGAAGAAGCAGCACATCCTCGGCCGCCTGACCGCTGCCGAAGGTCTGGAGCGCTATCTGCACACCAAGTACGTTGGCCAGAAGCGCTTCTCGCTGGAAGGCGGCGAAAGCTTCATCGCCTCCATGGACGAGGTGGTGCGCCGCGGCGGCGAGATGGGCGTGCAGGAGATCGTGATCGGCATGGCCCACCGCGGCCGCCTGAACGTGCTGGTCAACACTCTGGGCAAGATGCCCAAGGACCTGTTCGCCGAATTCGAGCACACCGCCCCCGAAGACCTGCCGGCCGGTGACGTCAAGTACCACCAGGGCTTCTCCAGCGATGTGTCCACCCCGGGCGGCCCGGTCCACCTGAGCCTGGCCTTCAACCCCTCGCACCTGGAAATCGTGAACCCGGTGGTCGAAGGCTCGGTCAAGGCCCGCCTGGACCGTCGCGGCGACAAGGAAGGCGCAAAGGTCATGCCGCTGCTGCTGCACGGCGATGCGGCCTTCGCGGGCCAGGGCGTCGTGATGGAGACCCTGGCGCTGGCCCAGACCCGCGGCTACTACACCGGCGGCACCCTGCACCTGGTGATCAACAACCAGATCGGCTTCACCACCAGCGACCCGCGCGACACCCGCTCGACGCTGTACTGCTCCGACGTCGTCAAGATGATCGAAGCCCCGGTGCTGCACGTGAATGGTGACGATCCGGAAGCCGTGGTGCTGGCCACCCAGCTGGCCCTTGAATACCGCCAGCAGTTCAAGAAAGACGTGGTCGTCGACATCGTCTGCTTCCGCAAGCTGGGCCACAACGAGCAGGACACGCCGGCTCTGACTCAGCCGCTGATGTACAAGAAGATTGCCCAGCACCCGGGCACCCGCAAGCTCTACGGCGAGAAGCTGGTGGCCCAGGGCGTGCTGCCGGCCGATGGCCCCGACGCCATGGTCAAGGCCTTCCGCGCCGCCATGGACGAAGGCCGTCACACCATCGATCCGGTGCTGACCAACTTCAAGAGCAAGTACGCCACCGACTGGGCGCCCTATCTCGGCAAGAAGTGGACCGACAGCTGCGACACCGCGCTGCCCACCACCGAGTGGAAGCGTCTGGCCGAGAAGATCACCACCATCCCCGCCAACTTCAAGGTTCACCCCCTGGTGGAGAAGGTGATCGCCGACCGCGCCGCCATGGGCCGTGGCGAGATCAATGTGGACTGGGGCATGGGCGAGCACATGGCCTTCGCCTCCCTGGTGGCCTCGGGCTACCCGGTGCGTCTGTCCGGTGAGGACTGCGGCCGCGGCACCTTCGTGCACCGCCATGCCGTGCTGCACGACCAGAACCGCGAGAAGTTCGACGAAGGCACCTACATCCCGCTGCAGAACGTGGCCGAGAACCAGGCGCCGTTCGTGGTCATCAACTCGATGCTGTCGGAAGAAGCGGTGCTCGGCTTCGAGTACGGCTATTCGCTGGCCCGCCCGAATGCGCTGACCCTCTGGGAAGCCCAGTTCGGCGACTTCGCCAACGGCGCGCAGGTCATCTTCGACCAGTTCATCTCGTCGGGCGAACGCAAGTGGCTGCGCATGTCGGGCCTCGTCTGCCTGCTGCCGCACGGCTATGAAGGCCAGGGTCCGGAGCACTCCTCCGCTCGTCTCGAACGCTTCCTGCAGCTCTGCGCGGAAGACAACATGCAGGTCGCCAACGTCACGACGCCGGCGAACTACTTCCACATCCTGCGCCGTCAGGTGAAGCGCGACTTCCGCAAACCGCTGATCATGATGACGCCCAAGTCGCTGCTGCGTCACAAGGACGCGACCAGCCCGCTGGCCGAGTTCACCAAGGGCGAGTTCAAGACCGTGATCGGCGAGCGCGATGAGTCCATCGTGGCCGACAAGGTCAAGCGCGTGATCGCCTGCTCGGGCAAGGTCTACTACGACCTGATCAAGGCGCGCGGCGACAAGAAGGATGTGGCCATCATCCGCGTGGAGCAGCTCTACCCCTTCCCGCACAAGGCCTTCGCCGCCGAGCTGAAGAAGTACCCGAACGCCGCTGACATCGTCTGGTGCCAGGACGAGCCGCAAAACCAGGGTGCCTGGTTCTTCGTGCAGCACTACATCCACGAAAACATGCAGGACGGCCAGAAGCTGGGCTACGCGGGTCGCCCCGCCTCCGCCTCTCCGGCCGTGGGCTATGCCCACCTGCACCAGGAGCAGCAGAAGGCCCTGCTGGAGCAGGCCTTCGGCAAGCTCAAGGGCTTCATCCTGACCAAGTAA
- a CDS encoding isopenicillin N synthase family oxygenase — protein MQVKVVDYRAADAAEQFTRSLHETGFGVLVNHPLQQALVEKIYADWLGFFNGTDKQDYAFSAETQDGYFSTEISETAKGHTQKDIKEYFHVYPWGRIPPQLKADALDYYAQANRLAQQLLSWVQQHTPAEIAAGYSEPLSQMIEGSRLTLLRVLRYPPLTGQEPAGSLRAAPHGDINLLTILPAANEPGLQVLSKDGQWLDVPSDFGMLIINIGDMLQEASQGYYPSTQHRVVNPTGEGARKSRVSLPLFLHPREDVVLSQRYTAHSYLDERLRELGVKK, from the coding sequence ATGCAAGTCAAAGTCGTTGACTACCGGGCCGCGGACGCGGCCGAGCAGTTCACCCGTTCGCTGCACGAGACCGGCTTCGGGGTGCTGGTCAACCATCCCCTGCAGCAGGCCCTGGTCGAGAAGATCTATGCCGACTGGCTGGGCTTCTTCAACGGGACCGACAAGCAGGACTACGCCTTCTCCGCCGAGACCCAGGACGGCTACTTCTCCACCGAGATCTCGGAGACCGCCAAGGGCCACACCCAGAAGGACATCAAGGAATATTTCCATGTCTACCCTTGGGGCCGCATCCCGCCCCAGCTCAAGGCCGATGCCCTGGACTACTACGCCCAGGCCAATCGCCTGGCCCAGCAACTGCTGTCCTGGGTGCAGCAGCACACGCCGGCCGAGATCGCCGCGGGCTATAGCGAGCCGCTCTCGCAGATGATCGAAGGCAGCCGCCTGACCCTGCTGCGCGTGCTGCGCTACCCGCCGCTGACCGGCCAGGAACCCGCGGGCTCCCTGCGCGCCGCCCCGCATGGCGACATCAATCTGCTGACCATCCTGCCCGCGGCCAATGAGCCCGGCCTGCAGGTGCTGTCCAAGGACGGCCAGTGGCTGGACGTGCCCAGCGACTTCGGCATGCTGATCATCAATATCGGCGACATGCTGCAGGAAGCCTCCCAGGGCTACTACCCCTCCACCCAGCACCGCGTGGTGAACCCCACGGGCGAGGGCGCCAGGAAGAGCCGCGTCTCCCTGCCGCTCTTCCTGCACCCGCGCGAGGACGTGGTGCTGTCCCAGCGCTACACCGCCCACAGCTATCTGGACGAGCGCCTGCGCGAGCTCGGCGTCAAAAAGTAA
- a CDS encoding ABC transporter substrate-binding protein, whose protein sequence is MNHKFKLAALSLSLGLLAATGAQAVPLRWAAQNDILTMDPHSQNHATTNAILMHAYEGLTRYNTKYEVEPALATKWTYLNPTQVRFELRKGVKFHDGTPFTADDVVFSFGRIKQPQGTMQIYVTGIKEVKKVDDHTVDLILEAPNPILLRNIIDFRIMSKAWAEKNKTTSTQDYKAKEDNFASRNVMGTGPYKITGWQPDQKISMVQNADWWDKARASNISEVSYLPIKSDPTRVAALLSGDVDLLTDLPTQDVAKLKSDPKLKVVEGPEVRTIFLALDQGSDELKGSNVKGKNPFKDKRVREALNISVDREAIKRTIMRGLSIPAGIMVAPGVNGNTPDIDVPAKVDIDRAKKLMAEAGYPEGFEIQMNCPNNRYVNDEEVCQAVVAMWAKVGVKARLVATPMAQHSVTFQKFDTSLYMLGWGVATYDAQYALQSLVRTKTTGADGNFNFSKVSDAKIDALVDAMKTETDVPKRNAMIREALLRTRDEYLFVPLHHQMRPWAMRANVTTEHRSDDRPEARLTNIK, encoded by the coding sequence ATGAATCACAAGTTCAAGCTGGCCGCGCTCTCGCTGTCCCTGGGTCTTCTGGCCGCCACCGGCGCGCAGGCGGTGCCGCTGCGCTGGGCCGCGCAGAACGACATCCTGACCATGGACCCGCATTCGCAGAACCACGCGACCACGAATGCGATCCTGATGCATGCCTACGAGGGCCTGACCCGCTACAACACCAAGTACGAGGTCGAGCCGGCCCTGGCCACCAAGTGGACCTATCTGAACCCCACCCAGGTGCGCTTCGAATTGCGCAAGGGGGTCAAGTTCCATGACGGCACGCCCTTCACCGCCGACGATGTGGTCTTCTCCTTCGGCCGCATCAAGCAGCCCCAGGGCACCATGCAGATCTATGTGACCGGCATCAAGGAGGTCAAGAAGGTCGACGATCACACCGTGGACCTGATCCTGGAGGCGCCGAACCCCATCCTGCTGCGCAACATCATCGACTTCCGCATCATGAGCAAGGCCTGGGCGGAGAAGAACAAGACCACCAGCACCCAGGACTACAAGGCCAAGGAAGACAACTTCGCCTCGCGCAATGTGATGGGCACCGGCCCCTACAAGATCACCGGCTGGCAGCCCGACCAGAAGATCTCCATGGTGCAGAACGCCGACTGGTGGGACAAGGCGCGTGCCAGCAACATCAGCGAGGTGAGCTATCTGCCCATCAAGTCCGACCCCACCCGCGTGGCCGCCCTGCTCTCGGGCGATGTGGACCTGCTGACCGATCTGCCCACCCAGGACGTGGCCAAGCTCAAGTCCGACCCCAAGCTCAAGGTGGTCGAGGGCCCCGAGGTGCGCACCATCTTCCTGGCCCTGGACCAGGGCAGCGACGAGTTGAAGGGCTCCAACGTCAAGGGCAAGAACCCCTTCAAGGACAAGCGCGTGCGCGAGGCCCTGAACATCTCGGTGGACCGTGAGGCCATCAAGCGCACCATCATGCGCGGCCTGTCCATCCCGGCGGGCATCATGGTGGCGCCCGGCGTCAACGGCAACACGCCCGATATCGACGTGCCGGCCAAGGTGGACATCGACCGGGCCAAGAAGCTGATGGCCGAGGCCGGCTACCCCGAGGGCTTCGAGATCCAGATGAACTGCCCCAACAACCGCTACGTCAATGACGAAGAGGTCTGCCAGGCGGTGGTGGCCATGTGGGCCAAGGTGGGGGTCAAGGCTCGCCTGGTGGCCACGCCCATGGCCCAGCACAGCGTGACCTTCCAGAAGTTCGACACCTCGCTCTATATGCTGGGCTGGGGCGTGGCCACCTATGACGCGCAGTACGCCCTGCAGTCCCTGGTGCGCACCAAGACCACCGGCGCCGACGGCAACTTCAACTTCTCCAAGGTCAGCGATGCCAAGATCGATGCCCTGGTGGACGCCATGAAGACCGAGACCGATGTGCCCAAGCGCAACGCGATGATCCGCGAGGCCCTGCTGCGCACCCGCGACGAGTATCTGTTCGTGCCCCTGCACCACCAGATGCGCCCCTGGGCCATGCGTGCCAATGTGACGACCGAGCACCGCTCGGATGACCGTCCCGAGGCCCGCCTGACCAATATCAAGTAA